In Crassostrea angulata isolate pt1a10 chromosome 4, ASM2561291v2, whole genome shotgun sequence, one genomic interval encodes:
- the LOC128182440 gene encoding methyltransferase-like protein 27 isoform X4: MASEKARHFAEKGNQKDVAAYTQNYGAHREGISMKEVADYYTEWANSNRYEVDLGPERYRGPKIATDCLCELFPDNREGVKILDIAAGTGFLGQELWKKGYRSIDGLDPAEGMIEAARKKNVYTNLICDFMSEKKLDIDEDTYDAAAIAGGMGEGHIPCGALYEMIRIVKPGGYIVIVMREEYLEHVSDYKDKLEPLMKELELSGHWIKLERRIVPKYSFENNGVVFIFKKC, encoded by the exons ATGGCGTCTGAGAAAGCGAGACATTTCGCTGAGAAAGGAAACCAGAAAGATGTGGCTGCGTACACTCAGAACTATGGGGCCCACAGAGAGGGGATCTCAATGAAAGAGGTGGCGGATTACTACACAGAGTGGGCCAATTCCAACCGATACGAAGTG GATCTGGGACCAGAGAGGTACCGTGGACCAAAGATTGCGACCGACTGTCTCTGTGAGCTGTTTCCGGACAATCGGGAGGGGGTCAAGATTTTGGACATTGCTGCAGGGACTGGGTTTCTTGGACAGGAG CTATGGAAGAAAGGTTACCGCTCGATCGACGGGTTAGATCCTGCAGAAGGAATGATAGAGGCAGCCAGGAAAAAGAATGTCTATACTAACCTCATATGTGATTTCATGAGTGAGAAAAAGTTGGACATTGACGAAG ACACATACGATGCTGCTGCTATTGCTGGAGGTATGGGGGAGGGACACATTCCATGCGGTGCCTTGTACGAGATGATCCGGATAGTTAAACCCG GCGGGTATATCGTCATTGTTATGAGAGAAGAGTATCTAGAACACGTCAGCGATTATAAAGACAAGTTGGAGCCATTAATGAAAGAACTAGAACTTTCCGGCCATTGGATAAAGCTAGAAAGAAGGATAGTTCCAAAATATTCTTTTGAAAACAACGGCGTTGTATTCATTTTCAAGAAATGTTAA
- the LOC128182440 gene encoding methyltransferase-like protein 27 isoform X3, with amino-acid sequence MDFLQEQVMASEKARHFAEKGNQKDVAAYTQNYGAHREGISMKEVADYYTEWANSNRYEVDLGPERYRGPKIATDCLCELFPDNREGVKILDIAAGTGFLGQELWKKGYRSIDGLDPAEGMIEAARKKNVYTNLICDFMSEKKLDIDEDTYDAAAIAGGMGEGHIPCGALYEMIRIVKPGGYIVIVMREEYLEHVSDYKDKLEPLMKELELSGHWIKLERRIVPKYSFENNGVVFIFKKC; translated from the exons ATGGATTTTCTTCAAG AACAGGTCATGGCGTCTGAGAAAGCGAGACATTTCGCTGAGAAAGGAAACCAGAAAGATGTGGCTGCGTACACTCAGAACTATGGGGCCCACAGAGAGGGGATCTCAATGAAAGAGGTGGCGGATTACTACACAGAGTGGGCCAATTCCAACCGATACGAAGTG GATCTGGGACCAGAGAGGTACCGTGGACCAAAGATTGCGACCGACTGTCTCTGTGAGCTGTTTCCGGACAATCGGGAGGGGGTCAAGATTTTGGACATTGCTGCAGGGACTGGGTTTCTTGGACAGGAG CTATGGAAGAAAGGTTACCGCTCGATCGACGGGTTAGATCCTGCAGAAGGAATGATAGAGGCAGCCAGGAAAAAGAATGTCTATACTAACCTCATATGTGATTTCATGAGTGAGAAAAAGTTGGACATTGACGAAG ACACATACGATGCTGCTGCTATTGCTGGAGGTATGGGGGAGGGACACATTCCATGCGGTGCCTTGTACGAGATGATCCGGATAGTTAAACCCG GCGGGTATATCGTCATTGTTATGAGAGAAGAGTATCTAGAACACGTCAGCGATTATAAAGACAAGTTGGAGCCATTAATGAAAGAACTAGAACTTTCCGGCCATTGGATAAAGCTAGAAAGAAGGATAGTTCCAAAATATTCTTTTGAAAACAACGGCGTTGTATTCATTTTCAAGAAATGTTAA
- the LOC128179702 gene encoding zinc finger HIT domain-containing protein 1-like, producing MEKKESSRIKDLQQKRVLDDAARRRRQRKALEALEQDNFQDDPHADLKMSKKAPKFEESMDTPGQLGKKKRRSKADNFKFRYKKSFAALLEEEHMLNKDSVGYDSAGVPPSRFPDRKFCAICGFPSNYTCVQCGARYCCVRCLGTHQDTRCLKWTA from the exons ATGGAGAAAAAGGAAtcaa GTAGAATCAAGGACCTGCAACAGAAGAGAGTGTTGGATGATGCAGCAAGACGGAGGCGTCAGAGAAAAGCCCTAGAGGCGTTGGAACAAGACAACTTTCAGGATGATCCCCATGCAGATCTGAAGATGAGTAAGAAGGCCCCCAAGTTTGAGGAATCCATGGATACTCCAG GACAATTGGGGAAAAAGAAACGAAGAAGCAAAGCTGACAATTTTAAGTTTCGTTACAAGAAGAGTTTTGCTGCATTACTTGAAGAAGAG CACATGTTGAACAAAGATTCTGTTGGCTACGACTCGGCTGGGGTACCACCTTCACGATTCCCCGACAGAAAATTCTGTGCTATATGTGG TTTTCCCTCCAACTATACCTGTGTACAATGTGGAGCAAGATATTGCTGTGTTCGATGCCTAGGCACTCATCAAGACACCAG ATGTTTAAAGTGGACGGCATAG
- the LOC128182440 gene encoding methyltransferase-like protein 27 isoform X1, with amino-acid sequence MYIYTCISIYVRTLTEKKYTCKEQVMASEKARHFAEKGNQKDVAAYTQNYGAHREGISMKEVADYYTEWANSNRYEVDLGPERYRGPKIATDCLCELFPDNREGVKILDIAAGTGFLGQELWKKGYRSIDGLDPAEGMIEAARKKNVYTNLICDFMSEKKLDIDEDTYDAAAIAGGMGEGHIPCGALYEMIRIVKPGGYIVIVMREEYLEHVSDYKDKLEPLMKELELSGHWIKLERRIVPKYSFENNGVVFIFKKC; translated from the exons atgtatatatatacatgtatatcaatatatGTACGAACTCTAacggaaaaaaaatacacttgcAAAG AACAGGTCATGGCGTCTGAGAAAGCGAGACATTTCGCTGAGAAAGGAAACCAGAAAGATGTGGCTGCGTACACTCAGAACTATGGGGCCCACAGAGAGGGGATCTCAATGAAAGAGGTGGCGGATTACTACACAGAGTGGGCCAATTCCAACCGATACGAAGTG GATCTGGGACCAGAGAGGTACCGTGGACCAAAGATTGCGACCGACTGTCTCTGTGAGCTGTTTCCGGACAATCGGGAGGGGGTCAAGATTTTGGACATTGCTGCAGGGACTGGGTTTCTTGGACAGGAG CTATGGAAGAAAGGTTACCGCTCGATCGACGGGTTAGATCCTGCAGAAGGAATGATAGAGGCAGCCAGGAAAAAGAATGTCTATACTAACCTCATATGTGATTTCATGAGTGAGAAAAAGTTGGACATTGACGAAG ACACATACGATGCTGCTGCTATTGCTGGAGGTATGGGGGAGGGACACATTCCATGCGGTGCCTTGTACGAGATGATCCGGATAGTTAAACCCG GCGGGTATATCGTCATTGTTATGAGAGAAGAGTATCTAGAACACGTCAGCGATTATAAAGACAAGTTGGAGCCATTAATGAAAGAACTAGAACTTTCCGGCCATTGGATAAAGCTAGAAAGAAGGATAGTTCCAAAATATTCTTTTGAAAACAACGGCGTTGTATTCATTTTCAAGAAATGTTAA
- the LOC128182440 gene encoding methyltransferase-like protein 27 isoform X2, protein MRTRWIFFKVMASEKARHFAEKGNQKDVAAYTQNYGAHREGISMKEVADYYTEWANSNRYEVDLGPERYRGPKIATDCLCELFPDNREGVKILDIAAGTGFLGQELWKKGYRSIDGLDPAEGMIEAARKKNVYTNLICDFMSEKKLDIDEDTYDAAAIAGGMGEGHIPCGALYEMIRIVKPGGYIVIVMREEYLEHVSDYKDKLEPLMKELELSGHWIKLERRIVPKYSFENNGVVFIFKKC, encoded by the exons ATGCGGACGAGATGGATTTTCTTCAAG GTCATGGCGTCTGAGAAAGCGAGACATTTCGCTGAGAAAGGAAACCAGAAAGATGTGGCTGCGTACACTCAGAACTATGGGGCCCACAGAGAGGGGATCTCAATGAAAGAGGTGGCGGATTACTACACAGAGTGGGCCAATTCCAACCGATACGAAGTG GATCTGGGACCAGAGAGGTACCGTGGACCAAAGATTGCGACCGACTGTCTCTGTGAGCTGTTTCCGGACAATCGGGAGGGGGTCAAGATTTTGGACATTGCTGCAGGGACTGGGTTTCTTGGACAGGAG CTATGGAAGAAAGGTTACCGCTCGATCGACGGGTTAGATCCTGCAGAAGGAATGATAGAGGCAGCCAGGAAAAAGAATGTCTATACTAACCTCATATGTGATTTCATGAGTGAGAAAAAGTTGGACATTGACGAAG ACACATACGATGCTGCTGCTATTGCTGGAGGTATGGGGGAGGGACACATTCCATGCGGTGCCTTGTACGAGATGATCCGGATAGTTAAACCCG GCGGGTATATCGTCATTGTTATGAGAGAAGAGTATCTAGAACACGTCAGCGATTATAAAGACAAGTTGGAGCCATTAATGAAAGAACTAGAACTTTCCGGCCATTGGATAAAGCTAGAAAGAAGGATAGTTCCAAAATATTCTTTTGAAAACAACGGCGTTGTATTCATTTTCAAGAAATGTTAA